In Heliangelus exortis chromosome Z, bHelExo1.hap1, whole genome shotgun sequence, a genomic segment contains:
- the UBE2R2 gene encoding ubiquitin-conjugating enzyme E2 R2 isoform X2, producing the protein MTYDNMYKNVRSAHIKFPIDYPYSPPTFRFLTKMWHPNIYENGDVCISILHPPVDDPQSGELPSERWNPTQNVRTILLSVISLLNEPNTFSPANVDASVMFRKWRDSKGKDKEYAEIIRKQVLATKAEAEKDGVKVPTTLAEYCIKTKVPSNDNSSDLLYDDLYDDDIDDEDEEEEDADCYDDDDSGNEES; encoded by the exons gctcaCATTAAATTTCCTATCGACTATCCATATTCACCACCTACCTTCAGATTCCTGACAAAAATGTGGCACCCCAACATTTATGAG AATGGAGATGTATGTATTTCAATTCTTCATCCACCTGTAGATGACCCACAAAGTGGAGAGCTGCCATCTGAGAGGTGGAACCCTACCCAAAATGTCAG GACTATCTTACTGAGTGTAATCTCTCTGCTTAACGAGCCAAACACATTCTCTCCTGCTAACGTGGATGCATCAGTCATGTTCAGGAAATGGAGAGACAGTAAAGGAAAAGATAAGGAGTATGCTGAAATCATAAG gaaACAGGTTTTGGCCACCAAAGCTGAGGCAGAGAAGGACGGCGTGAAGGTCCCCACCACGCTGGCAGAGTACTGCATCAAAACTAAAGTGCCTTCCAATGACAACAGTTCAGATTTGCTTTATGACGACTTGTATGACGACGACATTGAtgacgaggacgaggaggaggaggatgccgACTGTTACGATGATGATGATTCTGGCAACGAGGAGTCGTGA